ACAATCCCCTGATTTACCGCATACACTGGTTTCCCCTGGTCAGCGGCGATGTCTAGTCCAGAATGTGGATCCCTTGGCTGCTTATTATAAACTCTTTTTAAACCAAACAAGCTGGTTACAGGCCCTCTCAGAGGCGCTGTGAATTGTTTCTCAAATGGATTAGCGTTTGAGTAATTAGCAAAAATTTGGGTTAATTTTTTGGTTTCTTTTTCAATGCGGATTAAATCTTCAGGTTGGGGGTCCACTTTACTTATGTCTTTTATATTTAAAAATTGGGTATTGTAAAATTTTTCACTAACATGAAAGGGAATGGAAGCTTTAATGGGTTTTGTCACGTTGATGTATTGAACAGAGTTGGTATTTTTAAGAGGGATTGCAACGATTAACAACCATTGCCGGGGTTGGGGGCTGGGAAGAACAGGGATACGTTTCCCCTCAAAGTAAGCTTCAGGCTTCTGATTTATATCTATAGGAATAATAGTGAGCCCGCCATTGACAGAATGGTTTTCTGGCAGGGCCAGGGCATAGGATAGCTTGGCTGAATTCACCAATATAAATAGACAGACTAATGAATGTAGTAGTTTCTTCATGATTTCAATCAATCCTTAATTTGGGTGACCTCACAAGCAAGACTACCTTTTGCTAAACGGATATCAATAGTATCTCCAATTTGTGCTTGTTGGGCAGTAAAGAGTATTTTTTGGTTTTTGCTCACAATGGCATACCCTCTATCTAGTGTAGCCAAGGGACTTACAGCATGCAAAGTGGACAGATCAGTAGACAGTTGATTTTTCAGTTGGTTTACTTTTATGCGAATCTCTTGGGTTAATTGCATTATTAATTGCCGTAGTTGGGTTTTAGTTCGTTCAATTTGTGTTTTTGGATTGTTTGCTTGTAATTGCGTTGAGAAAAGATTTACTTTGTTAATTTTTAAGTTAATAAATTGCGTAATAGCAGATATCAACTGTCTCTCCAGGTAATCTACCGTTTGCCAGTATGTTGAGATGGTGTGTCTTGGTGAGGCAATTTTATCCATCAAATGATTAAGTTTTAATTGTAATCCTTTGACTAGTCTGATGATGGCATCATGCAATCGAGAAATAGCAGTATCAAGAATATTGAATAATTCGATGCGGCTTGGGGTAACAGCTGCAGCGGCCGCAGTAGGCGTTTCCGCACGATAATCTGCTACAAAATCAGCAATGGTGAAATCTGTTTCATGACCAACACCAGAAACAACAGGAATTGAGCTGATTGCAATTTGTCGAGCAAGGTATTCATCGTTAAATGCCCATAAGTCTTCAATGCTCCCACCGCCACGCGCCAGGATGAGAACTTGACATCGATTATGGTCATTAGCCAGTTTTAAGGCTTTGACTAGTTGTTGAGGAGCGGTTTGCCCCTGTACCTCACTCGGG
Above is a genomic segment from Legionella pneumophila subsp. pascullei containing:
- a CDS encoding M23 family metallopeptidase, producing MKKLLHSLVCLFILVNSAKLSYALALPENHSVNGGLTIIPIDINQKPEAYFEGKRIPVLPSPQPRQWLLIVAIPLKNTNSVQYINVTKPIKASIPFHVSEKFYNTQFLNIKDISKVDPQPEDLIRIEKETKKLTQIFANYSNANPFEKQFTAPLRGPVTSLFGLKRVYNKQPRDPHSGLDIAADQGKPVYAVNQGIVADTGDYFFTGNTVILDHGMGVFSVYAHLSKILVKTGEPVKQGQELGLVGMTGRVTGPHLHWTMVVNQTLVEPLLFVPFRKITVAPITPDKKSNKSTQDATTKS
- the xseA gene encoding exodeoxyribonuclease VII large subunit codes for the protein MSSQLPILTVSQLNRQVKGFLENEIGLVHVEGEISNLSKPSSGHYYFTLKDSAAQIRCAFFKNRHSGSVLRNFNDGQQVVASGKLSLYEARGEYQLIVEEIVEAGIGVLYQRFEELKIKLANEGLFNPERKKPLPRIPETIGVITSPTGAAIQDILSTLARRFPIAKIIIYPSEVQGQTAPQQLVKALKLANDHNRCQVLILARGGGSIEDLWAFNDEYLARQIAISSIPVVSGVGHETDFTIADFVADYRAETPTAAAAAVTPSRIELFNILDTAISRLHDAIIRLVKGLQLKLNHLMDKIASPRHTISTYWQTVDYLERQLISAITQFINLKINKVNLFSTQLQANNPKTQIERTKTQLRQLIMQLTQEIRIKVNQLKNQLSTDLSTLHAVSPLATLDRGYAIVSKNQKILFTAQQAQIGDTIDIRLAKGSLACEVTQIKD